In the Bacteroidales bacterium genome, one interval contains:
- a CDS encoding manganese efflux pump, with amino-acid sequence MDFLTLFLIAIGLSLDSFAVSLANGLSIKKLNAWLIFKSSTNLALFQGIMPAIGYYLAVGFQQIIQVYDHWIAFVLLFLIGAKMIYESLNKKEGEDNSIELSRTRLVAQGISTSIDALAIGVSFAFLEIEILTPVIIIFIVTFIASFIGIRIGKYYGQKLGAKMEILGGIILIGIGFKILIEHLYFQ; translated from the coding sequence ATGGATTTTCTTACGCTATTTCTAATTGCAATTGGACTCTCATTAGATAGTTTTGCTGTTTCCTTGGCCAATGGCTTATCCATTAAAAAACTCAATGCTTGGCTTATCTTTAAGTCTTCTACTAATTTAGCTCTATTTCAGGGGATTATGCCAGCTATTGGCTATTATCTAGCCGTTGGATTTCAGCAAATCATTCAAGTTTACGACCATTGGATTGCTTTTGTATTGCTCTTCCTTATTGGCGCAAAAATGATTTATGAAAGCCTAAACAAAAAAGAAGGTGAAGACAATAGTATCGAGTTATCCCGAACACGCCTAGTCGCTCAAGGAATTAGTACTAGTATTGATGCTTTAGCTATTGGTGTTAGCTTTGCTTTTTTAGAAATAGAAATCCTAACTCCCGTTATCATTATCTTTATTGTGACTTTTATTGCCAGCTTTATTGGAATAAGAATTGGCAAATATTACGGACAAAAGCTAGGTGCAAAAATGGAAATCTTGGGTGGAATTATCCTAATTGGCATTGGCTTTAAAATTCTGATTGAGCATCTTTATTTTCAATAG
- the glmM gene encoding phosphoglucosamine mutase: MTLIKSISGFRGTIGGKPITNLTPVDIVNFATAFASFIQKETKKENPTIVVGRDARLSGEMLEGLVNNTLIAMGANVVSLGLSTTPTVEMAVINLKADGGIILTASHNPKQWNALKLVNAKGEFISAKEGESLLKLIEEQDFNYAKIDKIGKITVDNTQIDKHIEKILALELVDVEAVKAANFKVAIDGVNSTGGISILPLLKALGVTEVFDIFCEPTGVFPHVPEPLPENIGALCELVVKEKADVGFVVDPDVDRLAIVSENGNPFGEEYTLVAIADYILENKKGNTVSNLSSTRALRDITTKHEGLYQAAAVGEVNVVEMIKKTNAIIGGEGNGGVIYPELHSGRDALVGIALFLTLMAKRKQKVSMIRSSFPNYFISKNKIDLDEDMDIDGLLAQIAEKYKNEKVTTIDGVKIDFESEWVHLRKSNTEAIIRIYAESNDLSKANHLADKIKLDIGEFLNA; this comes from the coding sequence ATAGGTGGTAAACCTATCACTAATTTAACTCCCGTAGATATTGTAAATTTTGCTACTGCATTTGCCTCTTTTATTCAAAAAGAAACTAAAAAAGAAAATCCTACAATTGTTGTCGGGCGAGATGCCAGATTATCGGGCGAAATGTTGGAAGGCTTGGTTAATAACACTTTAATAGCTATGGGAGCAAATGTTGTATCCCTTGGTTTGTCGACAACTCCAACAGTAGAAATGGCTGTTATTAATCTGAAAGCCGATGGTGGAATTATTTTAACTGCTAGCCATAATCCAAAGCAATGGAATGCACTTAAATTGGTCAATGCCAAAGGAGAGTTTATTTCTGCAAAAGAAGGCGAATCTCTATTGAAACTTATTGAAGAACAGGATTTTAATTATGCTAAGATTGATAAGATAGGCAAGATTACGGTTGATAACACTCAGATTGACAAACATATAGAAAAAATATTAGCACTTGAATTGGTTGATGTTGAAGCCGTAAAAGCGGCAAATTTTAAAGTGGCTATTGATGGTGTAAATTCTACGGGCGGTATCTCTATTCTTCCACTTTTAAAAGCTTTGGGCGTTACTGAAGTTTTCGATATCTTTTGTGAACCGACTGGAGTATTTCCTCACGTTCCAGAACCTCTTCCAGAAAATATTGGTGCTTTATGCGAATTAGTTGTAAAAGAAAAAGCAGATGTTGGTTTTGTTGTTGATCCTGATGTGGATCGCTTGGCTATTGTTAGCGAAAATGGTAATCCTTTTGGTGAAGAATACACACTTGTGGCTATTGCCGATTATATTTTAGAAAACAAGAAAGGAAACACGGTTTCCAACCTATCTTCTACAAGAGCTTTAAGAGATATTACCACAAAACACGAAGGTCTGTATCAGGCTGCAGCTGTGGGTGAAGTCAATGTGGTAGAGATGATAAAAAAGACCAATGCCATTATTGGTGGCGAAGGAAATGGTGGTGTTATTTATCCTGAACTCCATTCCGGTCGTGATGCTTTAGTTGGCATTGCTTTGTTTTTGACTTTAATGGCCAAACGCAAACAAAAGGTATCGATGATTCGTTCTAGCTTCCCCAATTATTTTATCAGCAAAAATAAAATAGATTTAGACGAAGATATGGATATCGATGGACTTTTAGCTCAGATTGCTGAGAAATATAAAAATGAAAAAGTGACTACGATTGATGGCGTAAAAATTGATTTTGAAAGCGAATGGGTACACCTTCGAAAATCCAATACAGAAGCCATTATCCGTATATATGCAGAAAGCAATGATTTATCAAAAGCCAATCATTTAGCCGACAAAATTAAACTTGATATTGGTGAGTTTCTAAATGCTTAA